A part of Fusarium graminearum PH-1 chromosome 3, whole genome shotgun sequence genomic DNA contains:
- a CDS encoding guanyl-specific ribonuclease F1 precursor, giving the protein MLFFKSIVSLAALVGVAVASPILETRQSATRCGSTSYTAAQVKAAANAACQYYQNDDTAGSSTYPHQYNNREGFDFPVNGPYQEFPIRTSGVYTGGSPGADRVVINTNCQFAGAITHTGASGNNFVGCTGTS; this is encoded by the exons atgctcttcttcaag TCTATCGTCTCTCTCGCAGCCCTCGTTGGCGTTGCTGTTGCCAGCCCCATCCTCGAGACCCGCCAGTCTGCCACTCGCTGCGGCAGCACCAGCTACACTGCTGCTCAGGTCAAGGCCGCTGCCAACGCCGCGTGCCAGTACTACCAGAATGATGATACCGCTGGTAGCTCGACTTACCCTCATCAATACAACAACCGAGAGGGCTTTGACTTTCCTGTGAACGGTCCTTACCAAGAGTTCCCCATCCGAACTAGCGGTGTTTACACCGGAG GCTCGCCCGGTGCCGACCGTGTtgttatcaacaccaactgTCAATTCGCCGGTGCTATCACCCATACCGGCGCTTCTGGAAACAACTTTGTTGGCTGCACTGGCACTAGCTAA